A stretch of the Symmachiella macrocystis genome encodes the following:
- a CDS encoding BlaI/MecI/CopY family transcriptional regulator, with translation MPPNSQQLSDAESEVLKTLWRLGPSTARQINEDLQQQGQTWAHTTVLTLLQRLEAKQCVHIDKSSFAHIFRPAVTRDKLLRGRVTDLIDNFCDGAASPMLQALVKGHRFSDDEIAQFRDLLDKLEQRGKRTQD, from the coding sequence ATGCCCCCCAATTCGCAACAACTCAGCGACGCCGAAAGCGAAGTCCTCAAGACGCTCTGGCGGCTCGGCCCCAGCACGGCACGGCAGATCAATGAGGATCTGCAACAGCAAGGACAGACCTGGGCGCACACGACCGTGCTCACGCTGCTGCAACGCCTGGAAGCGAAACAGTGCGTGCATATCGACAAGTCCTCCTTCGCGCACATCTTTCGTCCAGCAGTCACCCGGGACAAACTGTTGCGCGGCCGCGTTACGGATTTAATCGACAATTTCTGCGACGGCGCCGCCAGTCCCATGCTCCAGGCTCTCGTCAAAGGACATCGCTTCTCCGACGACGAAATTGCCCAATTTCGCGACTTGTTGGACAAATTAGAGCAACGCGGAAAACGCACCCAGGACTGA
- a CDS encoding THUMP domain-containing class I SAM-dependent RNA methyltransferase: protein MTQQLELIATAAFGLEAVVSRELKSLGYADQTVEDGRISFQGDAAAICRCNLWLRSAERVLVKLAEFETTDFGELFDRTKDIPWADWIPADGAFPVRGKSIKSQLHSVPDCQRLVKKAIVEKLKLSHGSAWFEETGPEFAVEVALLRDRATISLDTSGVGLHKRGYRKLTGHAPLRETLSAALIQLSYWNADRHLLDPFCGTGTIPIEAALIGKNIAPGLEREFAADSWPIIDPALWKQAREEANDLARRDQELQIIGTDIDKEALSQARYHARQVGMENDIHFQQKAFADTSSPRKYACLITNPPYGERMGEQEEAEALYRQMATVFATLDTWSIYVLTSHPNFEELVEKKAGRRRKLYNGRIACTYFQYPGPRPPRAKTIDKPAEKTDDSASGASE from the coding sequence ATGACTCAACAGTTGGAATTGATCGCCACTGCAGCTTTTGGCTTGGAAGCTGTTGTTTCGCGCGAATTGAAATCGCTGGGCTATGCGGACCAGACGGTCGAAGATGGTCGCATCAGCTTTCAGGGAGATGCGGCGGCGATTTGCCGGTGCAATCTTTGGTTGCGAAGTGCCGAGCGGGTGCTGGTTAAGTTGGCCGAATTTGAAACCACCGACTTTGGCGAGTTGTTCGATCGGACCAAAGACATTCCTTGGGCCGATTGGATTCCGGCTGACGGCGCGTTTCCTGTGCGGGGAAAATCGATCAAATCGCAGCTGCACAGTGTGCCCGATTGCCAACGTTTGGTCAAAAAGGCGATTGTCGAAAAACTGAAGTTGTCACACGGCAGCGCTTGGTTTGAGGAAACGGGACCGGAGTTCGCCGTCGAGGTGGCGCTATTGCGCGACCGGGCCACGATTTCGCTCGACACGTCCGGCGTGGGGCTGCACAAACGGGGATATCGCAAACTGACCGGACACGCTCCACTGCGCGAGACGTTATCCGCCGCATTGATTCAATTGAGTTATTGGAATGCCGACCGGCATCTGCTGGATCCCTTTTGCGGGACGGGCACGATTCCGATCGAAGCGGCGCTGATTGGAAAAAACATCGCACCGGGACTAGAGCGGGAATTCGCAGCGGACAGTTGGCCGATCATTGATCCTGCACTTTGGAAACAAGCGCGGGAAGAAGCGAACGATCTGGCGCGGCGCGATCAGGAACTGCAGATCATCGGCACCGACATTGATAAAGAGGCACTCAGCCAGGCGCGGTATCACGCGCGGCAGGTGGGGATGGAGAACGACATCCATTTCCAGCAAAAAGCGTTTGCCGATACGAGCAGTCCCCGCAAGTATGCTTGCCTGATCACAAATCCGCCTTACGGCGAACGGATGGGAGAGCAAGAAGAGGCGGAGGCGTTGTATCGGCAGATGGCGACCGTGTTTGCTACGCTCGACACTTGGTCGATCTATGTGCTGACGTCGCACCCGAATTTTGAGGAATTGGTCGAAAAGAAAGCGGGGCGCCGACGGAAATTGTACAACGGGCGGATTGCCTGTACGTATTTCCAATACCCCGGCCCCCGCCCGCCACGTGCGAAGACGATCGACAAGCCCGCCGAGAAAACTGATGATTCGGCAAGTGGCGCTTCCGAGTAA
- a CDS encoding PVC-type heme-binding CxxCH protein — translation MNVVFRALVSTVLCHAVCAAAFAQGFTPEEAVKRMTVADGFSVKLFASEPDVRQPVSMTFDERGRLWVIQYLQYPHPAGLKALKVDRYLRTVYDKLPEPPPNGPRGVDRITILEDTDGDGRADKFKDFVNDLNLTTGLALGYGGVFVLQSPYLLFYPDRDGDDVPDGDPEVCLTGFGMEDSHAFANSLTWGPDGWLYGAQGSTVTANIRGITFQQGIWRYHPLTKEFELFAEGGGNTWGADFDQHGNMLAGTNYGNHAMLHQVQGGYYVKSFGKHGPLQNPHAYGFFNHVPHSNFKGGHVTIGGVVYQADSFPERFQNQYIAANVLSNAIYWHTIERDRSTLKNDFGGDLLLANDTWFRPIDCAVAPDGSVFIADWYDERANHVDPRDDWDKTNGRIYQLVADGTQPVQPFDLAKLTSLELVELLHHKNDWYGREARRILAARRDPAVIAPLKKLVLESEDDNLALRAFWMLYVSGGFNDALAEKLLEHRSEDIRTWVIRLLGDTKQVSPVLHSRLLSLASTDASPTVRSQLACTAKRLPGEQALPIVREMLKQNADLDDPHIPLLLWWAVEDKAAVDRDLVLELLAEPEAWKQPLVRKMIVERLAQRYAAAGEEADFECCARLLAMAPGEEETAMLIRGMEKGLQGSRRDTVPKALQQPLAKLWEQGTPDPTLIRFAIRLGSKKARDEAMRQVVDNTTDVKTRLLLLQVLGQVGREEDAAQLLALLNDQTPAAVRGGVLQALQRFQSPEISRTVLQRYPAMSAALKSQARGLLCSRVAWAGELLQAVDTGKIPAKEVPNDQLQKIAFHKDETLNQLIEKHWGRVVGGESPGDKAAKVHGIAVSVKLKAGDPLKGKELVVKTCLVCHTLHGEGKAIGPKLTDFDRKNTRFMLMNIVDPSAMIRKEYFMYTVITIDGRSVSGLIADSTPTTITIVDAKDQRTVIARDEIDEMVQQEVSLMPEKLLDTFTAQQVRDIVAYLQSDPPQPAKQETSGE, via the coding sequence ATGAACGTTGTGTTTCGCGCCCTCGTTTCCACAGTACTGTGTCATGCTGTCTGCGCCGCTGCATTTGCGCAAGGGTTTACGCCGGAAGAGGCGGTCAAACGGATGACGGTCGCGGATGGTTTTTCCGTGAAGTTATTCGCCTCCGAACCAGACGTCCGCCAGCCGGTGTCGATGACGTTTGACGAACGAGGACGGTTGTGGGTCATTCAATACCTGCAGTATCCGCATCCCGCCGGTTTGAAGGCGCTGAAGGTCGACCGCTATTTGCGGACGGTCTATGACAAACTTCCCGAGCCGCCCCCCAACGGGCCGCGCGGGGTGGACCGGATTACAATTCTCGAAGACACAGATGGTGACGGGCGGGCGGATAAGTTTAAGGATTTTGTCAACGACCTGAATCTGACCACCGGCTTGGCCTTGGGGTATGGCGGGGTGTTCGTGCTGCAAAGTCCGTATCTGCTGTTCTACCCCGATCGCGATGGTGACGACGTTCCCGATGGTGATCCAGAAGTTTGCCTAACCGGTTTTGGTATGGAAGACTCGCACGCGTTTGCCAATTCGCTCACCTGGGGACCGGATGGGTGGCTTTACGGCGCGCAGGGGAGCACGGTGACGGCCAATATTCGCGGCATCACCTTTCAACAGGGAATCTGGCGGTACCATCCGCTGACCAAGGAATTCGAATTGTTCGCCGAAGGGGGGGGCAATACCTGGGGGGCCGATTTTGATCAACACGGCAACATGCTGGCCGGGACGAATTACGGCAACCATGCCATGCTGCATCAGGTGCAGGGGGGGTACTACGTTAAGTCCTTCGGCAAACATGGCCCGTTACAAAACCCGCACGCCTACGGATTCTTCAATCATGTCCCGCACAGCAACTTTAAGGGGGGGCATGTCACGATCGGTGGTGTGGTGTATCAGGCGGATTCGTTTCCCGAGCGGTTTCAAAATCAATACATTGCCGCCAACGTTCTTTCCAACGCGATCTATTGGCACACGATTGAGCGCGATCGTTCGACTTTGAAAAATGATTTCGGCGGTGATCTGTTATTGGCCAACGACACATGGTTTCGGCCGATCGATTGCGCCGTGGCGCCGGATGGTTCTGTGTTTATTGCCGACTGGTATGACGAACGGGCGAACCATGTTGATCCGCGGGACGACTGGGATAAAACGAACGGACGGATTTATCAACTCGTCGCCGATGGTACCCAACCGGTCCAGCCGTTTGATCTGGCGAAATTAACCAGCCTCGAACTGGTGGAATTGCTACACCACAAAAACGATTGGTACGGCCGCGAAGCACGGCGCATTCTCGCAGCACGGCGCGATCCGGCTGTGATTGCACCGCTGAAGAAGCTCGTGCTGGAATCAGAGGATGACAATTTGGCGCTGCGGGCGTTTTGGATGTTGTATGTTTCGGGGGGATTCAATGACGCATTGGCGGAAAAACTTCTGGAGCATCGTAGCGAAGATATTCGCACCTGGGTAATTCGACTGCTGGGAGACACCAAGCAGGTTTCCCCGGTGCTGCATTCTCGTCTGTTAAGTCTGGCATCGACCGATGCCAGTCCGACCGTGCGGAGCCAATTGGCTTGCACGGCCAAACGGTTGCCGGGCGAACAGGCGTTGCCGATCGTGCGGGAGATGCTCAAGCAGAATGCCGATCTGGACGACCCGCACATTCCGCTATTGTTGTGGTGGGCGGTGGAGGATAAAGCGGCAGTGGACCGAGATTTGGTGCTCGAACTACTGGCCGAACCGGAGGCGTGGAAACAACCGTTGGTTCGGAAGATGATCGTGGAACGATTGGCGCAGCGCTATGCTGCCGCCGGAGAGGAAGCTGACTTTGAATGCTGCGCGCGGTTGTTGGCGATGGCACCGGGTGAAGAAGAAACCGCGATGTTGATTCGCGGCATGGAAAAAGGCCTGCAAGGGAGTCGTCGTGATACGGTTCCGAAAGCACTGCAACAGCCGTTGGCCAAATTGTGGGAGCAGGGGACCCCTGATCCGACTTTGATTCGGTTTGCCATTCGACTGGGAAGCAAAAAAGCCCGCGACGAAGCGATGCGGCAAGTTGTCGACAACACGACCGACGTCAAAACACGTCTGTTGTTGCTACAGGTTTTGGGACAAGTTGGTCGCGAGGAGGATGCAGCTCAACTGTTGGCGCTGCTGAATGATCAGACCCCGGCAGCAGTCCGCGGAGGGGTGCTGCAAGCCCTGCAACGTTTTCAATCTCCTGAGATTTCTCGCACAGTCCTTCAGCGGTATCCAGCGATGTCGGCCGCATTGAAAAGCCAAGCGCGGGGTTTGTTGTGCAGCCGTGTGGCATGGGCTGGGGAATTATTGCAAGCGGTCGACACGGGCAAGATTCCCGCCAAAGAGGTTCCCAACGATCAGCTACAAAAAATCGCGTTTCATAAAGACGAGACGCTCAACCAATTGATCGAAAAACATTGGGGCCGCGTGGTGGGTGGGGAAAGTCCCGGCGATAAAGCGGCCAAGGTGCATGGGATAGCCGTCTCGGTCAAACTCAAGGCGGGCGATCCGCTCAAGGGGAAGGAGTTGGTGGTGAAGACCTGTTTGGTCTGCCATACGTTGCACGGCGAGGGGAAAGCCATTGGCCCCAAACTGACCGACTTTGATCGCAAGAATACCCGGTTCATGCTGATGAACATTGTGGATCCCAGTGCGATGATTCGCAAAGAGTATTTCATGTATACCGTCATCACGATCGACGGGCGAAGTGTTTCGGGATTGATCGCCGATTCGACCCCGACCACGATTACGATTGTCGATGCCAAGGATCAACGTACGGTGATTGCACGCGACGAGATCGACGAAATGGTGCAACAAGAAGTATCATTGATGCCTGAGAAATTGTTGGACACTTTTACGGCCCAACAGGTGCGGGACATCGTGGCGTACTTGCAAAGCGACCCGCCTCAACCGGCAAAGCAAGAAACGTCTGGAGAATAA
- a CDS encoding response regulator, which translates to MPKRVLDVGQCVPDHSSIRHLVESNFDAQVVQAHNHEEALSELREGEFDLVLINRKLDRDYSDGIEILKAIKADAALADVPVMLITNYADHQELAQAAGGEPSFGKDALSTPMAREMLASYLD; encoded by the coding sequence ATGCCCAAACGTGTTCTCGATGTCGGCCAATGCGTCCCAGACCACTCCTCCATTCGCCACTTGGTGGAAAGCAATTTCGACGCCCAAGTTGTGCAAGCCCACAACCACGAAGAAGCTCTCAGCGAACTCCGCGAGGGCGAGTTCGATTTGGTGCTCATCAACCGCAAATTGGACCGCGACTATAGCGACGGCATCGAGATTCTGAAAGCAATCAAGGCCGATGCGGCCCTCGCCGACGTGCCGGTGATGCTGATCACCAACTATGCCGACCACCAAGAACTGGCCCAAGCCGCCGGCGGAGAACCCAGTTTCGGCAAAGACGCGCTCTCCACGCCGATGGCCCGCGAAATGCTCGCCTCCTACCTGGACTGA
- a CDS encoding amidohydrolase: MPASVEAVEKCQVIMAHAWMVRTFIKHSEEVEDFPELMDIVRAVFDTARALETRTDDPTGYLKMLQKKIGKLRTAAAEFTTNAPIASGHTNFKQAVISMNACITGLEQVLADSVG, from the coding sequence ATGCCCGCATCCGTTGAAGCAGTTGAAAAATGCCAGGTCATCATGGCGCATGCTTGGATGGTCCGGACCTTCATCAAGCACAGTGAAGAAGTCGAGGATTTCCCCGAACTGATGGACATCGTCCGTGCGGTGTTCGACACCGCGCGTGCGCTGGAAACCCGCACCGATGATCCCACCGGTTATTTGAAGATGTTGCAAAAGAAAATCGGGAAACTGCGAACAGCCGCCGCCGAGTTCACTACCAACGCGCCGATCGCCTCGGGACACACGAACTTCAAACAAGCCGTGATCTCGATGAACGCCTGCATAACCGGGCTGGAACAGGTACTGGCCGATTCCGTTGGTTAG